The following coding sequences are from one Nonlabens arenilitoris window:
- a CDS encoding MBOAT family O-acyltransferase — protein MLFNSIEFLLFLPVCFIIYWFVVQRNLKLQNAFILLASYFFYGWWDYRFLALIAFSTVVDYFIGLTIEESNLKSRKKALLIISLMVNLGLLGFFKYYNFFVDSWVDAFEAIGVEMHRSTLNIILPVGISFYTFQTLSYTIDIYREKLKPSRNFINFAAYVAFFPQLVAGPIERATNLLPQFSKKRVFNEAQGISGINLILWGLFQKVVIADSCAPYVNSIFDNYESMNSLSLILGAVYFAFQIYGDFAGYSNIAIGTARLLGFDLMRNFNYPYFSRDMAEFWRRWHISLSTWFRDYVYIPLGGSRGSRWMQLRNVFIIFMVSGFWHGANWTFVFWGFLHALFFVPVLLLDGNRKNVNQVSENRILPSLKEFTQMLTTFSLVCLAWVFFRASNITEACSYIKAVVTKLDFDIQYLFMERYNVELLLLIFIFVLFEWFHRTQEHPFTGNWKWIKITCVIFMLLTLGVYSSHQDFIYFQF, from the coding sequence ATGCTATTTAATTCTATTGAATTTCTTCTATTTCTACCAGTATGTTTTATAATATACTGGTTTGTAGTGCAAAGAAATCTTAAATTACAGAATGCCTTTATTCTTTTGGCTAGCTATTTTTTTTATGGATGGTGGGATTATCGATTTCTTGCTTTAATCGCCTTTAGTACTGTAGTAGATTACTTTATAGGTTTGACCATTGAGGAGTCAAATTTAAAGTCAAGAAAAAAGGCGCTGCTCATCATATCATTAATGGTGAATTTAGGGCTGTTAGGTTTCTTTAAATACTATAACTTTTTTGTAGACTCTTGGGTAGATGCGTTTGAAGCTATAGGTGTTGAAATGCACCGTAGTACGTTGAATATCATACTACCAGTAGGAATCTCATTTTATACGTTTCAAACGCTTAGCTACACTATAGACATTTATAGAGAGAAACTAAAGCCGTCGAGAAATTTCATCAATTTTGCAGCTTATGTTGCTTTTTTTCCGCAGTTAGTAGCTGGACCTATTGAACGAGCGACAAATTTATTACCTCAATTTTCTAAAAAACGGGTTTTTAATGAAGCGCAAGGAATTTCTGGAATCAACTTAATTCTTTGGGGACTTTTTCAAAAAGTAGTGATAGCAGACAGTTGTGCACCTTATGTAAATAGCATATTTGATAATTATGAAAGCATGAACAGCCTGAGTCTTATTCTAGGTGCTGTTTATTTTGCTTTTCAGATTTATGGAGATTTTGCAGGTTATTCAAACATAGCTATAGGTACAGCACGATTATTAGGATTTGACTTGATGCGTAACTTTAACTATCCCTATTTCTCCCGTGATATGGCAGAATTCTGGAGGCGCTGGCATATTTCTCTATCTACCTGGTTTAGAGATTACGTTTACATTCCGCTAGGTGGTTCTAGAGGTTCTAGGTGGATGCAATTACGAAACGTATTCATCATATTTATGGTGAGTGGTTTCTGGCATGGGGCAAACTGGACATTTGTTTTTTGGGGTTTTTTACATGCGCTCTTTTTTGTTCCAGTTCTATTACTTGATGGAAACAGAAAAAATGTAAATCAAGTAAGTGAAAATAGAATTTTGCCTAGTTTAAAAGAATTTACCCAGATGTTGACTACTTTTAGTTTAGTTTGTTTAGCCTGGGTATTTTTTAGAGCTTCAAATATTACGGAGGCATGTAGCTACATAAAGGCAGTAGTTACAAAATTAGATTTCGATATTCAGTATTTGTTCATGGAAAGATATAATGTCGAATTACTCTTATTAATATTTATTTTTGTGTTATTTGAATGGTTTCATAGGACTCAAGAACATCCATTCACTGGTAACTGGAAATGGATTAAAATCACTTGTGTTATTTTTATGCTATTAACATTAGGTGTTTATTCTAGCCATCAAGATTTTATATATTTTCAGTTTTAA
- a CDS encoding glycosyltransferase family 4 protein, protein MHIAFLTPEYPHKSVQYSAGIGTSINNLATALVESGYECTLFIYGQKVNQIFVENGIHFHLIKQKQYKIGGFYFYRKYIQEYINNNSHGIDVIEAPDWTGITAFMKLKKPLVIRLHGSDTYFCHLEHRSQKKKNFLFEKWALRKANALTSVSNFTSQKTKALFNLSFDIKVIPNMIALDKFVPTSSKSQVPYIINFGSVIRKKGVIALARAFNSIAQNNSEVQLKYLGTDVKDALTGKMTSELIKLEIDERYHHRVTFISQVSYHKVNSYINDASVVCLPSYAEAFPMTWLEAMALEKPLVTSNIGWANEVMIDGITGSTIQPDDTQALSDELKKMLTHKEFALQCGKNARAHLESNFSKAQIVKQNVTFYKSAINA, encoded by the coding sequence ATGCACATCGCTTTCCTCACACCAGAGTATCCTCATAAATCTGTGCAATACAGCGCTGGAATAGGTACAAGTATCAATAATTTAGCCACTGCTCTGGTAGAAAGTGGTTATGAGTGTACTTTGTTTATTTATGGCCAAAAAGTAAATCAAATCTTTGTAGAAAATGGAATACACTTTCACCTCATTAAACAAAAACAATATAAAATAGGAGGCTTTTATTTTTATAGAAAATATATCCAGGAGTATATTAATAATAACTCACATGGTATAGATGTTATAGAAGCACCTGACTGGACAGGAATAACTGCTTTTATGAAGTTAAAAAAGCCTCTTGTGATTAGGTTGCATGGTAGTGACACTTATTTTTGTCATTTAGAACATCGATCTCAAAAAAAGAAGAATTTTCTTTTTGAAAAATGGGCGCTCCGAAAAGCCAATGCTCTCACTAGTGTTAGTAATTTCACATCTCAAAAAACTAAGGCTCTTTTTAATTTATCATTCGATATCAAAGTCATCCCAAATATGATAGCTTTAGACAAATTCGTTCCAACGAGTTCAAAAAGTCAGGTTCCATATATTATCAATTTTGGTTCCGTGATTAGGAAAAAAGGTGTAATAGCACTAGCAAGAGCTTTCAACTCTATAGCACAAAACAATAGCGAAGTGCAACTCAAATATTTAGGGACAGATGTTAAGGATGCCTTAACGGGAAAAATGACTAGTGAATTGATTAAATTAGAAATAGATGAAAGATACCACCATAGAGTAACTTTTATTTCTCAAGTGTCTTACCACAAAGTGAATTCTTATATTAATGATGCATCTGTTGTATGTCTTCCTAGCTATGCCGAAGCTTTTCCTATGACATGGCTAGAGGCAATGGCATTAGAAAAACCACTGGTGACAAGTAATATAGGCTGGGCAAATGAAGTAATGATTGATGGAATAACAGGTTCCACTATACAACCAGATGATACCCAGGCACTTTCAGATGAATTAAAAAAAATGTTAACTCATAAAGAGTTTGCCTTACAATGTGGGAAAAATGCTCGTGCTCATTTAGAGTCTAATTTTTCAAAAGCACAAATAGTGAAGCAAAATGTAACCTTTTATAAATCTGCGATAAATGCTTAG
- a CDS encoding FkbM family methyltransferase: MKLSIQKGDAGLVGNIYYGLYEFRESLFLLHFLRSEDCFLDVGANMGHFSILTSGSIRNRSICVEPLKSTFNRLKEQVSLNKLDTLVQAHNFGVSSEAGNLFLSNDQGVMNKIVDECHPHASAIDVKTIDQLVNTTTITAVKIDVEGYELQALKGAVKTLNNAALKVIIIELNGSGKYYNIDDDEISNFLVERGFSPFRYMPFTRCLNPVEKYDKNQFNTIFIRDVDFINQRIATAPRIKVLHHDI; the protein is encoded by the coding sequence TTGAAATTATCTATTCAAAAAGGTGATGCAGGATTAGTAGGGAATATTTATTATGGGTTATATGAGTTTAGAGAGTCTTTATTTTTGTTGCATTTTTTAAGAAGCGAAGATTGTTTTCTAGATGTAGGAGCAAATATGGGACATTTCAGTATACTTACTTCAGGTTCTATAAGGAATAGGTCAATTTGTGTAGAGCCACTAAAATCTACTTTTAATAGATTGAAAGAACAAGTATCTTTAAATAAACTAGATACACTTGTTCAAGCTCATAATTTTGGTGTTTCTAGTGAGGCTGGAAACTTGTTTCTTAGTAATGATCAAGGTGTGATGAATAAAATAGTAGATGAATGTCATCCACATGCCAGCGCCATAGATGTGAAAACTATAGATCAATTGGTAAACACAACGACTATAACAGCTGTGAAAATAGATGTAGAAGGTTATGAATTGCAAGCGCTTAAAGGTGCTGTGAAAACACTTAATAATGCAGCTTTAAAAGTGATTATTATAGAACTAAATGGTTCTGGAAAATATTACAATATTGATGATGATGAGATTTCAAATTTCTTGGTAGAGCGTGGTTTTTCACCCTTTAGATATATGCCCTTTACTAGGTGCTTGAATCCTGTAGAAAAATACGATAAAAACCAATTCAACACTATATTTATAAGAGATGTTGATTTTATAAATCAGCGCATCGCAACAGCACCTCGAATTAAAGTCCTTCATCACGATATTTAA
- a CDS encoding glycosyltransferase family 2 protein gives MIFIEHENNRVTSSLHNGERAITAIVKIAQENPNQSIVIYKKGIDTTPVKDAIKNLLQPYVIVSSYNRLHKDLGYVEDSPFINISNAVTYPTWIKSTTAFTIHASLINQLNGQLNDKSNLLYWINSISKLARPLGVLSYQIPVYNSQEDQFDTTTLYRFVKQHYKTRWIFILFMCHMWYEKRFPLYAFAKAQFYKNRSLKLNVEKLQKPQDIISKKDLIYDVVIPTMGRASYLQDVLFDLNKQNRAPKSVIIIEQNACENTTSELDDLRNETYQFKLIHHFTNVTGACRARNEAISYSRAPWILLFDDDVRIEENFSIQVEDFLNRSNAKCVTFACLQYGEIENMQTFKQWESFGSGCSLVHRGVFEKCNFDMALEHGYGEDVDYGMQVRNAGFDVIYAPQIPILHLKAPVGGFRKQYVFPWRIDEIQPKPSPQIMYHRKKNYTHKQLLGYKMVQFFKTYGSFGTKNPYAHHKKYLAAWKQSEKWASQL, from the coding sequence ATGATATTCATTGAACACGAGAATAATAGAGTTACTAGTTCACTTCATAATGGAGAAAGAGCCATTACAGCTATTGTAAAAATCGCTCAAGAAAATCCAAATCAATCCATAGTTATATATAAGAAAGGTATCGATACTACTCCAGTTAAAGATGCTATAAAAAATTTATTACAGCCTTATGTTATTGTTTCTTCTTACAATCGATTGCACAAAGATTTAGGCTATGTAGAAGACTCACCATTCATTAATATTTCTAATGCTGTAACTTATCCTACGTGGATAAAAAGCACCACAGCTTTCACCATTCACGCCTCATTAATAAATCAATTAAATGGTCAGTTAAATGACAAAAGTAACTTACTGTATTGGATTAATTCCATTAGTAAGTTAGCACGACCTTTAGGAGTTTTGAGTTATCAAATTCCTGTTTATAATTCACAAGAAGATCAATTTGATACAACGACATTGTATCGTTTTGTTAAACAACATTATAAAACACGCTGGATTTTTATCTTGTTTATGTGTCATATGTGGTATGAGAAACGTTTCCCTCTGTACGCTTTCGCGAAAGCGCAATTCTATAAAAATCGGTCCTTAAAACTTAACGTAGAAAAATTGCAAAAACCTCAAGATATTATCTCAAAAAAAGATTTAATCTATGATGTGGTGATACCGACAATGGGACGTGCTTCCTATTTACAGGACGTTTTATTTGATCTTAATAAACAAAATAGAGCACCGAAATCAGTGATAATAATAGAGCAAAATGCATGTGAGAACACTACAAGTGAGTTAGATGATTTAAGAAATGAAACCTACCAGTTCAAATTAATTCATCATTTCACAAATGTTACTGGTGCTTGTAGAGCTCGTAATGAGGCGATTAGTTATTCTAGAGCGCCATGGATATTATTGTTTGATGATGATGTAAGAATTGAAGAAAATTTCTCAATTCAAGTTGAAGATTTCTTAAATAGGTCAAATGCAAAATGTGTCACATTTGCCTGTTTACAGTATGGAGAGATTGAAAATATGCAAACTTTTAAACAATGGGAATCTTTTGGGTCAGGCTGTTCTTTAGTTCATAGAGGAGTCTTTGAGAAATGTAATTTTGATATGGCTTTAGAACATGGTTATGGAGAAGACGTTGATTATGGAATGCAAGTACGAAACGCTGGATTTGACGTCATTTATGCACCTCAAATTCCAATTCTACACCTAAAAGCTCCTGTTGGTGGATTTAGAAAACAGTATGTTTTTCCTTGGAGAATAGATGAGATTCAACCTAAGCCATCGCCGCAAATCATGTATCACCGCAAGAAGAACTATACGCACAAACAATTACTTGGATATAAAATGGTACAGTTTTTTAAGACTTATGGTTCCTTCGGAACTAAAAATCCATACGCTCATCATAAAAAATACTTAGCTGCTTGGAAGCAAAGTGAGAAATGGGCGAGCCAGTTATGA
- a CDS encoding exostosin domain-containing protein has product MIKLYTYQELLIPENRKVVFPLLFDLCYYENAHPSVKEYYQLVKEPSAADVIIFPINYFSIKQKAYQEYFKSLYQLAMSNGKKMMVYTGGDYGKTFHDKNIITWRNAGFLSSNDDQTIIIPAFISDPVERDDLTSNIHLYKTQPQISFTGFATNSWKEKLRMQLSTAKGNMNRTLGFDNSDKQLLYNAAVKRFSYLKDLESNSNIKTDFIYRDKYRAGAVTLTQREQTTREFFENLKNSPYTFCLRGAGNFSVRFYESLAFGRIPVLIDTDVSLPLEELIDWDQHICRVLPKENLGEKLLNFHKSLTPEEFEKLQLSNRNLYKDYLVRHAYFCKLYHSLKAML; this is encoded by the coding sequence ATGATCAAACTATACACATATCAAGAATTACTTATTCCAGAGAATAGGAAAGTCGTTTTTCCATTGCTCTTTGATTTGTGTTATTATGAGAACGCGCACCCTTCTGTAAAAGAGTATTATCAGTTAGTAAAGGAGCCTAGTGCTGCTGATGTTATTATTTTTCCCATCAACTATTTCTCAATCAAGCAAAAGGCCTATCAAGAATACTTTAAATCTTTATATCAGCTGGCCATGTCAAATGGCAAAAAAATGATGGTGTACACCGGCGGTGATTATGGTAAAACTTTTCATGATAAGAATATTATCACTTGGCGTAATGCCGGTTTTCTATCAAGTAATGATGATCAAACCATCATAATTCCCGCGTTTATTTCAGATCCTGTTGAACGTGATGATTTAACATCTAACATTCATCTTTATAAAACACAACCACAAATTTCTTTTACCGGATTTGCTACTAATAGCTGGAAAGAGAAATTAAGAATGCAACTTTCTACGGCAAAAGGAAATATGAATAGAACTTTAGGTTTTGATAACAGCGACAAACAGTTATTATATAATGCAGCAGTAAAAAGGTTTTCTTATTTAAAAGATTTAGAAAGTAATTCAAATATTAAAACTGATTTTATCTATAGAGATAAATATCGCGCTGGTGCTGTCACTTTAACGCAACGAGAGCAAACCACTCGCGAGTTTTTTGAAAACCTGAAAAATTCTCCTTACACCTTTTGTTTGCGTGGTGCAGGAAATTTTTCGGTTCGTTTTTATGAATCACTTGCTTTTGGTCGTATTCCTGTGCTTATCGATACCGATGTTAGTTTACCTTTAGAAGAATTAATAGACTGGGATCAACATATATGTCGTGTATTACCAAAAGAAAATTTGGGAGAAAAATTACTAAATTTTCATAAAAGTCTAACTCCTGAGGAATTTGAAAAGCTTCAACTGTCTAATCGCAATTTATATAAAGACTATCTAGTGAGACATGCTTATTTTTGTAAGCTTTATCACTCTTTAAAAGCGATGCTATAG
- a CDS encoding glycosyltransferase family 2 protein yields the protein MNISLIICTYMRPEPLSRLLETVMSQTHVPAEILIIDGSTDDATQLILDKFNSISNSIARSEVIERLFLNSSFNPNARSEVLEDRLSSSASNSIISYYKVPPEHRGLTKQRNYGIERVREDIDIVAFLDDDTVLDQLYFENLKKAFLELPDASGIGGIATNENRWKKKAQKKYDKHHYYIFEDHVIKESTRNVLRNKLHLGSNELPGVLPSYSHGRTFSYPITGKYYPVDLIVGMSMSFRKKVVDQIKFSKFFEGYGLYEDADFSLRALSFGQNYLATNVQLEHHHDAAGRPNKYRYGKMVVRNGWYVWRVKHPNPSFKNKIKWYQITILLTTIRFLNIFTTNERKEAFTEAIGRTVGILSLLFNKPK from the coding sequence TTGAATATCTCTCTCATTATATGTACCTATATGCGTCCAGAGCCTTTATCAAGGTTATTGGAAACCGTGATGTCGCAAACACATGTACCCGCAGAAATTCTAATCATAGATGGTTCTACAGATGATGCCACCCAATTGATATTAGATAAATTCAATTCTATTTCCAACTCCATCGCGAGGTCTGAGGTTATTGAACGCCTATTTTTAAATTCAAGTTTCAATCCTAATGCGAGATCTGAGGTGCTCGAAGACCGACTTTCAAGTTCAGCTTCAAATTCAATTATTTCCTACTATAAAGTGCCGCCAGAACATCGAGGGCTTACCAAGCAGCGTAATTATGGTATAGAACGAGTACGAGAAGATATAGATATTGTTGCTTTTCTTGATGATGACACAGTCTTAGATCAACTTTATTTTGAAAATTTAAAAAAGGCATTTCTAGAATTGCCAGATGCCTCTGGAATAGGAGGAATTGCCACAAATGAAAACAGGTGGAAGAAAAAAGCTCAAAAAAAATATGATAAACATCACTACTACATTTTTGAAGATCATGTAATAAAAGAATCTACACGTAACGTGCTCCGTAATAAACTTCACCTTGGTTCTAATGAATTACCAGGAGTTTTACCTTCTTACTCTCATGGTCGTACCTTTTCTTATCCTATAACTGGAAAATATTACCCAGTAGATTTAATTGTAGGAATGAGTATGTCATTTAGAAAAAAAGTCGTCGATCAGATTAAGTTTTCAAAATTCTTTGAAGGTTACGGCCTTTATGAAGATGCAGACTTCTCTTTAAGAGCCTTGAGTTTTGGTCAGAATTATCTAGCAACAAATGTTCAACTAGAACACCATCACGATGCAGCGGGAAGACCTAATAAGTATAGATATGGTAAAATGGTAGTGCGCAATGGCTGGTACGTATGGCGTGTCAAACATCCTAACCCATCATTTAAAAACAAGATAAAATGGTATCAAATTACCATATTACTTACTACTATTAGATTTCTCAATATCTTTACTACTAATGAACGCAAAGAAGCATTTACAGAAGCTATAGGTAGAACTGTTGGCATCCTAAGTTTGCTTTTCAATAAACCTAAGTAA
- a CDS encoding serine O-acetyltransferase translates to MKFSKDIKRYTDYSGKSALVMLLTQQGLWALLQYRFFNWIYTSSLPKILKWLLLGIGVLKLKGIEVLTGITIPYSATIGEGFYIGHHSGIVINAHAVIGKNCNISQGVTIGVSGRGEHRGVPTIGDHVYIGANATIAGKITIGDKAVIGANSLVVKDVEGGTTVVGVPAIKVSDNDSADYIL, encoded by the coding sequence ATGAAGTTTTCAAAAGACATCAAAAGATATACAGATTACAGTGGTAAGTCTGCTTTAGTCATGTTGTTGACTCAGCAAGGATTATGGGCGCTACTACAGTATCGTTTCTTCAATTGGATTTATACTTCTTCATTACCTAAGATTCTCAAATGGCTTTTATTAGGTATAGGAGTCCTTAAATTAAAAGGTATTGAAGTATTGACAGGAATAACCATTCCATATAGCGCAACCATAGGAGAAGGTTTTTATATAGGTCATCATTCTGGTATTGTTATAAATGCACATGCAGTCATAGGTAAGAATTGTAATATTTCTCAAGGTGTCACCATAGGTGTGAGCGGTAGAGGCGAGCACCGTGGAGTTCCTACTATAGGTGACCATGTCTATATAGGAGCAAACGCTACCATCGCTGGTAAAATTACCATAGGTGATAAAGCGGTGATAGGTGCCAATAGTCTGGTAGTTAAAGATGTGGAAGGAGGAACAACAGTAGTAGGTGTTCCTGCCATTAAAGTAAGTGATAACGACTCAGCTGATTATATTTTATGA
- a CDS encoding glycosyltransferase, translating into MKLLVISDAPILSHISKKEAYAPYVKEMDLWLRHAGKVSFVCPTRYKRTLLTQPFQNQDFKVLPLRRLEFHNVIAALISLITIPYQTIVLWNAMRKADHIHLRCPGNLALLASMVQVTLPRKRKSVKYAGNFSPTASQPFSYRWQKRILSNTTLSKNIDLLVYGEWPNQSRNVKPFFTATYSEKDRKDFQKEFNEPLQFIFVGTLSVNKNPQSLMELVTELNHKGIRAQAHFYGDGPMMEELKVQSSEFQVEVSNVSSSESREQFQKDKTFYFYGNQPSDVVKRAYQNAHFSFLASQSEGWPKAVAESMWYGCIPISTPVSCVPWMLGVSGQNQIGSRGIIFKYVDQITRLIKELVDEKEKMATISHNAQRWSHEYTLEKFETEIIKLLQS; encoded by the coding sequence ATGAAGTTGCTTGTAATTTCAGACGCGCCCATTTTAAGTCATATTAGTAAAAAGGAAGCTTATGCGCCTTATGTGAAAGAAATGGATTTATGGTTGAGACATGCTGGCAAAGTATCTTTTGTTTGTCCTACTCGATATAAACGCACGCTTTTAACACAGCCTTTTCAAAACCAAGATTTTAAGGTGCTTCCTCTTAGAAGATTAGAATTTCACAATGTTATAGCGGCATTGATATCGTTAATCACAATTCCATATCAAACTATTGTTTTATGGAACGCCATGCGCAAAGCAGATCATATCCATCTAAGATGTCCAGGAAATTTGGCGTTGCTGGCGAGTATGGTTCAGGTCACGCTTCCGCGAAAGCGTAAATCTGTAAAATACGCAGGTAATTTCAGCCCTACGGCATCACAACCATTTTCATACCGCTGGCAGAAGAGGATTTTATCTAACACAACGTTATCTAAAAACATCGATTTGTTAGTCTATGGAGAGTGGCCTAACCAAAGTAGAAATGTCAAGCCATTTTTTACAGCAACCTATTCAGAAAAAGATCGCAAAGACTTCCAAAAAGAGTTCAACGAACCACTACAATTTATTTTTGTGGGAACACTTTCAGTAAATAAAAATCCGCAGTCGTTGATGGAACTTGTGACTGAATTAAATCATAAAGGCATTAGGGCACAAGCACATTTTTACGGCGATGGTCCTATGATGGAAGAGCTTAAAGTTCAGAGTTCAGAGTTCCAAGTGGAAGTTTCAAATGTCAGTTCGAGCGAAAGCCGAGAACAGTTTCAAAAAGATAAAACTTTTTATTTCTACGGTAATCAACCTAGTGATGTCGTCAAACGAGCCTATCAAAATGCACATTTCTCTTTTCTAGCTTCACAGAGTGAAGGCTGGCCAAAAGCTGTAGCAGAATCGATGTGGTATGGATGTATTCCTATCTCTACACCAGTGAGTTGTGTGCCATGGATGTTAGGTGTTTCTGGTCAAAATCAAATAGGGTCACGAGGAATTATCTTTAAATATGTGGATCAAATAACACGACTCATTAAAGAACTAGTTGATGAAAAAGAAAAAATGGCTACAATTTCACATAATGCACAACGATGGTCACATGAATACACACTGGAAAAATTTGAAACCGAAATAATTAAATTGCTTCAGTCATGA
- a CDS encoding glycosyltransferase, translated as MRVIQIIDSLDAGGAERMAVQIANELYAAGHQSHLCATRKEGLLKKSIHESVGYIFLEKKGRIGIKAMTKLKTYIVKNKIEIIHAHSTSFFTATVIKWWLPSIKLVWHDHYGNAEEVENRKAGTLKKCSRFFNGIISVNELLKDWSIRNLKPSKVVYLRNFVSNTLKQQLLKPLPGSTGKRIVHLANLRPQKDHITLIRAFKEVYKNSPDWNLLLVGLDFQDDYSREIKFKIKDLKLDDHIHLLGSREDTPAILEACDIGVLSSKSEGLPVALLEYGMAGLPVVATDVGACKEVVSDYGAVVPAQNPATLTQAIQEFIENPEESKSMAHSFQQHVMTTFGAAFYIEKLETFYSSL; from the coding sequence ATGAGAGTAATTCAAATCATAGATAGTCTCGATGCCGGTGGAGCAGAACGCATGGCAGTACAAATTGCAAACGAACTATACGCTGCTGGACACCAATCCCATTTATGCGCGACTAGAAAGGAAGGATTACTTAAAAAATCAATTCACGAATCTGTAGGTTATATTTTTTTAGAAAAAAAAGGTCGTATAGGGATTAAAGCCATGACTAAGTTGAAGACCTACATTGTAAAGAATAAGATTGAAATTATTCATGCTCATAGCACTTCATTTTTTACTGCGACGGTAATCAAATGGTGGTTGCCTTCTATCAAGTTAGTATGGCATGACCACTACGGTAATGCTGAAGAAGTTGAGAATCGCAAAGCTGGTACTTTAAAAAAATGTTCTCGTTTTTTCAATGGAATTATAAGCGTCAATGAACTATTGAAAGATTGGTCTATCCGTAATTTAAAACCTTCAAAAGTAGTTTATTTAAGAAATTTTGTATCTAATACTCTAAAACAACAATTGTTAAAACCGTTACCTGGTTCTACAGGTAAACGAATAGTACATTTAGCTAATTTGAGACCGCAAAAAGATCATATCACATTAATCCGAGCTTTTAAAGAAGTATATAAAAATTCGCCCGATTGGAATCTTTTACTGGTAGGATTAGATTTTCAAGATGATTATTCACGAGAAATAAAATTCAAAATAAAAGATTTAAAATTAGATGATCATATACATCTCTTAGGATCTCGAGAAGATACACCGGCAATTCTAGAAGCATGTGATATTGGAGTATTGTCTTCTAAGTCTGAAGGATTACCTGTGGCTTTGCTAGAATATGGTATGGCAGGATTACCAGTGGTCGCAACAGATGTAGGCGCTTGCAAAGAAGTTGTAAGTGACTATGGCGCTGTGGTTCCTGCACAAAATCCAGCGACGCTAACTCAAGCTATTCAAGAATTTATAGAAAATCCTGAAGAATCAAAATCAATGGCTCACTCTTTCCAACAACATGTAATGACTACCTTTGGAGCTGCTTTTTACATCGAGAAGTTAGAGACTTTTTATAGTTCCTTATAA